CGCCCGTTGCGCTCGGTGGTCTTGATGTCGATGCGACCCTTGCCGCCGCGACTCTGGGCACGCGTCGAGCCATCTTCGCTGTGCACCAGGTACTCAAGAAGCGGCGTGCGCTTGCCGTAGCCGTGCTGGGTCACGGTAAGCAGATCGCTCGCATCGTCGCAGCGCACGGCGCCGACGACCTCGTCGCCCTCCTCAAGCTCGACGCCCTTCACGCCCGCGGCCGCACGGCCCATCACACGGGCATCATTCTCGTCGAAGCGGATGGCCATGCCGCTCGCGGTCGCCAGAAGCACATGATCGCGGCCGCTCGTAAGCAGGACCTCGACCAGGCGATCGCCGTCGTTGAGGTTCACCGCGATGATGCCCGATCGGTTGACATTCCGGTAGTCGCCGAGCGCCGTGCGCTTCACACGCCCCTGCGCCGTCACGAAGAAGAGGTAGTCCTCGCGTGACTCGAATCCGGCCACCGGAAGGAAGGTGCGGATCGACTCATCGTCGCGCATCTCGAGCACCTGGCGGATGTGGCGGCCCTTGCTGGTCCGGGACATCTCCGGAATCTGCCAGACCTTCGTGCGGAAGACGCGCCCGGTGGTGGTGAAGCAGAGGAGATCATCGTGGCTCGACCCGGTGAAGATCTGCTCGATGAAGTCGCCTTCCTTGGCATCGCTGCCGCGAATGCCAACGCCGCCGCGCCCCTGGGTGCGATAGGTGTCGACCGGCAAGCGCTTCACATAGCCCTCGTGGCTGATCGTGACGACGACATCGTGCTCCGTGATGAGCGCTTCGATGTCGAAGTCCTCGGCCTCGCCCTGCTCGATGCGAGTGCGACGGGCATCGCCGAACTTGTCCTTCAGCTCGATGGTGTCCTCGCGGATGATGTCCAGCACGAGCTTCTCATCCGCGAGAATCGCCTCGTAGCCCTCGATCTCCTCGAGGAGCTTCGTGAACTCGGCGGCAAGCTTCTCCACTTCAAGGCCGACGAGCTGGATCAGCCGCATGGCGCCGATCGCCTCGGCCTGCACTCGGGTCAGGCGGGCCCCCTCGGGCACAAGGTGCGTGCGCTCGATGACCTGCCGCGGAATGAGCGGCGCGTAGCGATGGTCGGCGGCGATCCGGAAGCCGCGGTCCATCAGCGCCGTGATCGCCTCTTCACGCTCGCGGCTCTGCCGGATGATGCGAATCACCTCGTCGATGTCGCAGACGGCGTAGATGAGACCTTCAAGGCGATGCGCCTGCTGCTTCGCCTGGCGGAGCAGGTAGGCGGTGCGACGCCGGACGACCTGGCGCCGATGGTCGATGTAGCCCTGGAGCAGCGCCTTCAAGCCGAGCGTGCGCGGCTGGCTGTTGACCAGCGCAATGTTCGCCACGCTGAAGTTGCTCTGGAGGGGCGTGTACTCGTAGAGCTGCTTCTCGACGACCTCGGGATCGGCGCCCTTGCGCAGCACCACGACGATGCGCGTCTGGGCATCACGCCCGGAGTGGTTCTTCACATCGGCGACATCACTGATGCGCCCCTCGCGGCTCGACTCGACGATCTTCTCGATGAGCGAACTCTGGTTGACCTGGTAGGGGATCTCGTCGATGACGATGGCGTCGCGCGTGCCATCCTTCGTGTGGTGCACCTTGCCGCGCAGCGTGATCCTGCCCCGGCCCGTGGCGTACGCCTCGATGATGCCGCGGCGGCCGATGATGCTGCCTCCGGTGGGGAAATCGGGCCCGGGCACCAGCTTCATGAGTTCTTCGAGTCCGATCTCCGGCTGATCGATGACGGCCACGATCGCATCGCAGATCTCCGAGAGATTGTGCGGCGGCATCGCGCTCGCCATTCCGACGGCGATGCCCGTCGAACCGTTGACCAGCAGATTGGGGAAGCGCCCCGGCAGCACGGTCGGCTCTTCCAGGCGCTCGTCGTAGTTGGGCCTGAAGTCGACGGTCTCCTTGTCGAGATCCTCGAGCATGGCCACCGAGGCAGCGGTCATGCGCGCTTCCGTGTATCGCATGGCCGCGGGCGGATCGCCCTCGATCGAACCGAAGTTGCCCTGCTTGTCGACGAGCAGGTAGCGCGTCTTCCACGCCTGGCCGAGGTTCACGAGCGTCGGGTAGATGACGCTCTCGCCGTGCGGGTGGTAGTTGCCGCTCGTGTCGCCGCAGATCTTGGCGCACTTGATGTGCTTGCGACCGGGCGTCAGGTTGAGATCGTGCATGGCCACCAGCACGCGGCGCTGGCTCGGCTTGAGCCCATCACGGACATCGGGCAGGGCCCGATCCATGATCGTGCTCATCGCATAGGTCAGGTAGCTGTCGTGCAGCTCCTGGTCGATCTCCTGCTCGAGCACCCGATCGATGGGTGCCGTTGACTCCTGGTCCGGGGCGTCTGCCATGAATCGATGATTCTACGCGACGCTGCGGCCTTCCGAATGCGATCGGACCCCTCTGGAGAGGCCCAAAATCGAGGGTCTTCGCAGGCCTCGGCCGAGGGCCGCGGGGATCGGACTTCGCTCCATCGTGAAGGGCCCTTCAGGCGCTCAGGGGGAGGTGCAGTACGAAGTCGCTGCCGACACCCGGATCGGTGAAGAGCGTGACCCGACCACCATGCTCTTCCATGATGCGGCGCGTGGTGGCGAGGCCGAGCCCCGTGCCGCCGGGCCGTGAACTCGAGTATGGAAGAAAGAGCGTCGCGCGCTGCTCTTCGGGAATGCCCGGGCCCGTGTCGATCACATGCACCCGCGCCTCCGGCGCCGGACCCAGGCGATCGCGCTCGACTCGAATGAGCAGTTCGCGCCGCTCCGAGTGCGCCATCGCCTGCACCGCGTTGATCATCAGGTTGAGGAGCGCCTGCTTGAAGAGCCCCGCGTCGACCATGACCTGCACCGGGTCGTCGGGCGTCGCGAGTCGGAGGACGACTCCCGACTGCACCGCTTGAGGACGGAAGAAATCGACCAGCTCATCGACCACTTCGCGAAGATCGCGCGCCTGTCGGTCGAGTTGGATGCGACCCGCGTATCGGAGGAAATCCTCGAGGATCTGCCTCAGCCGCGCCGCCTCGCGCGCGAGGGCATCAACACGGCGCCCGATGCGGCTCCGCGACTCTTCCGGCAGATCGAGGTCGAGCACATCCTCGCGGAGGAGCTGGGCATTCAGGACCAGCGTGGAGAGGGGATTCTTGATCTCGTGGGCCAGTCCGCCGGTCATCGAGCGCAGTTCCGAGATGCGCTCCGCACCTCGGCGTCGCTCATCCAGGCGGACCTTGAGCCGATGGCGCCGCCAGCGCCAATAGGCGAAACTCGCGGTGACCGCCGCACCGACGCAGATCCAGAGCCCTGCCCAAAGGACCGCCTCGCTCCGCACCTGCGCGAGGGCCTGCATCTCAGGAAGAGTGATGGCGGCCTCCTTCGGGAAACCGCTCGGGCGTCAGTGGCCGCTGCTCTGCGGCACTCGCGTCGTCGCCTTCGCGCGGGTCGCCGACCAACCTTTCGGGCCGACGGCCGCTGAGTAGACCACCTTCTCGCCATCCCGAAGGGTTCGGAATCCCTCCACCTGCTCGATCACCGAGAAGTGCACGAAGATGTCCTGCCCCTCCGGACCGACGATGAAGCCGTATCCCTTTCGCGGGTCGAACCACTTGACGGTGCCCTCAACCTGGTGCAACTCGGCGTTCGACATGGCAGTGCTCCAGCCCGCGATGATGAATCCGCACGGCCCAACACTGCTCTGGGACCGCTGAAGACGATGGTGGCATTGTGCGGGAGCAGAGGCGAGAACGCAAGCGCGGATCCCCGGAATGGAGCAACGCCCCGGCTCGGCAGTGACCGAGCGGGGCGTATGTTGCCCTGAGAAACGCCGTCATTCGTCGGCCGTCGAGATCAGCCGCCCTTGACCACCGCGTCCACCAAGAGCGCCTTGCGGGAGAGCTTGATGCGGCCATTCTCGTCGACATTGATGACCTTCACCTTGACCAGGTCGCCGACCTTGACCTCATCAGTCACGCTCTTCACATAGCCCTGCGAGAGCTCGCTGATGTGGCACATGCCGTCGGTGCCGGGGACGAGTTCGATGAACGCACCGAACTCCTTCACGGCGACGACCTTGCCCTCGAAGATGGAGCCCACCTTGATCTCGGCGCCGAGCGCCTCGACCTCGGCCTTCGCCTGAGCGCCCTTGGCGGCGTCGGGCGTGGCGATGAAGACGGTGCCATCCTCCTCGACATCGATCTGGGCGCCGGTGCGCTCCTGGAGGGCGCGGATTGTCTTGCCGCCCGGTCCGATGAGCTTGCCGATCTTCTCGGGATCGATCTTCACGATGATGATGCGCGGCGCGTAGCGGCTGATGTCCGGACGCGGCGCGGCGAGCACGCCTTCCATCTGCTCGATGAGCTGAAGGCGACCCTCGCGGGCCTGTTCGAAGATCTGCGCGATCTCGTTGATCGAGAGGCCGCGCGCCTTCAGGTCGAGCTGAATGCCCGTGATGCCCTGACGCGTGCCGGAGACCTTGAAGTCCATCTCGCCGAAGAAGTCCTCTTCACCGATGATGTCGGTCACATGGGTGACCTTGCCGCCGGCGCTCGTGAAGCGACCGACGCTGATGCCGGCGCAGGTGCCCTTGATGGGAACGCCGGCGTCCATGAGGGCCAGGCAGCCGCCGCAAACCGAGGCCATGCTGGAGGAGCCGTTGCTCTCGGTGATCTCGCTCGTGAGTCGGACGGTGTAGGGGAACTCCTCCGGTGAGGGAAGGATGCCCAGCAGCGATCGCTCGGCGAGCGCGCCATGTCCGATCTCGCGTCGGCCCGGTCCCGTGATGCGACCAGCCTCGCCGGTGCAGAAGGGGGGGAAGTAGTAGTGCAGGTAGAACTTCTTCGCGTACTCGGGCATGAGCCCGTCGACGATCTGCTCATCCTTGATGGTGCCGAGCGTGCAGGTGACGACGCTCTGGGTTTCGCCTCGCTGGAAGAGTGCGGACCCGTGCGTGCGGGGCAGCAGGCTGACTTCCATGTCGAGCGACCGGATCTGGCGCAGCCCGCGTCCATCGGCGCGAATGCCGTGCTCGGCGACGAGCTCGTGAGTGATCTTCTTCTCAAGGAGGCGCAGCGCTTCCTTCGCATCGCGCTGGCGCCGCTCGGCGGCCTGATGCTCCGTGAAGGTGAGACCCGCCGGCACGGCGAAGTGGGTGTCGATGATGAACTTCTTGAGCGCATCGACCGTGTCGTTGCGCTCCTTCTTGCCCTTGATCTGGCGGGCCTTCTTCATCTCCTCGTAGGCCTTCTCCTTGACCAGAGCCACGATCGAGGCCTCGGGAAGCGCCGGCGTTCCCATGTTCGGCCCGGGGGCGCCCGCGGCGCGGCGGAGCTCGTCGACCAGGTCGAGGATGGGCTTGATGCCCTGCTCATAGCCGAAGCGAATCGCTTCCACCATGTCCGCCTCGGAAATCTCCGCGGCGCCGACTTCGATCATGTTGATGCCGTCGCGATGGCCGGAGAGGACGAGATCGAGATCGCTGAACTCAATCTGCGCCTGCGTCGGGTTGATGATGAACTGGGGTCCGCTGTCGGTGACGATGCGACCGATGCGCACCGTCGCGCTCGGGCCCTGGAAGGGAGCATCCGTCAGCGCCAGGGCCGCGGCCGCACCGGTGCAGGCGACGACATCGGCGTCGGTCTGGCCGTCGTGGCTCAGCACAAGCGCCTGGAGCTGGATCTCGTCGATGAAGCCATCGGGGAAGAGCGGGCGGATCGGGCGGTCCATCATCCGCATGGTGAGGATCTCCTTCTCGCTCGGAGCGCCTTCACGCTTTCGGAAGCCGCCCGGGAACTTGCCGGCTGCGGGGGTTCGCTCGCGGTAGTCGCAGGTGAGCGGGAAGAAGTCGATTCCGGCGCGAGGCTGGGCGCGCACCGCGGTGCAGAGCACCACCGTGTCGCCGTAGCTGATGACCACGGCGCCCGAGGCGAGCTTCGCGATGCGGCCGGTTTCCATACGAAGGGTGCGTCCGCCGATCTGCTTTTCGACGATGGCGTGCTTGAGTGATGGCATGAGATCTGATTCCGATGGGGGTGAGTGACTTGATCACCGCGCCGAGATCGGAGGCAGAGGGCCGGATGCAGTGAACGCGCGGTCGCTCGTCGCGACGGAGGTGCTGCTGCACGGGGCCGACTGCCGCCTTGAAGCGGCGCGGTTCCTGAGGCCTACTTGCGCAGGCCGAGCTTCCTGATGAGGTTGGTGTAGGAGGAGCGGTCGGTCTCGGCGAGATACTTCAGAAGCCGATTGCGCCGTCCCACCATGAGCAGCAGACCGCGACGCGACGAGAAGTCCTTGGGGTGGGTGCGAAAGTGCTCCTGGAGTTCGCTGATGCGCTCCGTGAGAATCGCAACTTGCACCTCGGGGGATCCGCTGTCGGTGTCGTGCCGGCGAGTGCCGGTGATGACCTGCTGCTTGCGTGTGGCCGAAATGGTCATGGTCCTTGCGTGGGCCTCCGCGAGGCCCGTCCTTCCTTCTTCAATGTTGAGTCGAGAAGGATAGCGGGAAGGGGCGGGGGGCTGCAAGGGCTTGATCGGTGGGGGCTCTAGAGGCGCGGCGACGCCCCGCTATCCTGCGGAAATGACGAGCAAGACCTCGCCGCCGGCCTCCGCACCAGCCTCAGGGACCGGCCTTCGGGGGGCCACGGCCACCTGGATGGCCGACGCCGCCCGTGCGGAGCAGGGCGGAGGTCCCTCCGGCATTGAACGGCAGCACCGACACGGGCGCCTCACCGCGCGCGAGCGCATTGATCGGCTGGTCGATCCCGGTGCTCCGCGCCTTGAGTGCGGGCTTCTCTCCGCCTGGGGCATGTATCGCGACTACGGCGGAGCGCCAGCCGCGGGCGTGGTCACTCTGCTTTCGGTGGTTGCGGGCAAGCCCGCGATGATCATCGCGAATGATGCGACGGTGAAGGCCGGCGCCTTCTTCCCGATGACCTGCAAGAAGATCATCCGTGCCCAGATGATCGCGGAGCGCGCGCATCTTCCGCTCATCTATCTCGTCGACAGCGCCGGTGTCTTTCTGCCGCTTCAAGAGGATGTCTTCCCCGATGCGGATGACTTCGGCAGGATCTTCCGCAACAACGCCGTCTACAGCGGCATGGGCATTCCGCAGATCGCGGCGATCATGGGGAACTGCGTCGCGGGTGGCGGATATCTCCCCGTGCTCTGCGACACGCTGCTGATGACCGAGGGAAGCGGGCTCTATCTCGCGGGTCCGGCGCTCGTCAAGGCGGCGATCGGCCAGGAAGTCTCGAGCGAAGAACTCGGAGGCGCGGCCATGCACGCGCAGATTTCGGGCACCATCGACTTCCGCGAGAAGGATGATCCCGCGTGCCTCGCGAGGCTGCGGCGCCTGATGGAGGACAACCTCGCGGCCCGGCGCCTTGTGGAGCCGCCATTGAAAGTGGTGGCCCCGCGTCGCGCCGCCACCGAGGTCTTCGACATCTTCAAGAGTGAGCCGGGCCAGCAGTACGACATGGTCGAACTGCTTGCCTCGATCGTCGATGGCGAGGGCTTCGACGAGTATCGCGCGGAGTACGGGCAATCACTCGTCTGCGCCTTCGCTCGGATCGGCGGCGTGCCCTGCGGCATTGTGGCCAACCAGAAGCAGCTCACGCGGCGCTCCATGCCCGGCGGCAAGGCGGGGCCGACCTCGGCCGTGAACATGCCCGCGGTCATCTATGACGACAGCGCCGACAAGGCGGCACGCTTCATCATGGATTGCAATCAGCAGCGGCTGCCGCTCCTCTTCGTGCATGACACCACCGGATTCATGGTGGGGCGCGACAGTGAACAGACGGGCATCATCCGATCCGGCGCGAAGATGGTGAATGCGATGGCGAACTCCGTGGTTCCGAAGATCTCGCTCATTGTGGGCGGAAGTTTCGGGGCGGGCAACTATGCCATGTGCGGCCGTGCGTTCGATCCCTTCCTGACGCTCGCGTGGCCCGGTGCCAAGTGCAGCGTGATGGGCGCTGGTCAGGCTGCCAACACGCTCCTCCAGATTGACCTCGCCGCGCGGGAGCGCAAGGGAGAGAAGATCGATGATGCCATGCGCGCGAGCCTGCTCGCGGCGATCACCGCCAGCTACAACGAGCAGCAGGACATCCGCTACGGCGAGAGCCGAGGGTGGGTGGATCGCATCATCGACCCCGCTCGAACGCGAGACGAACTCATCTTCGCGATGCGGCTTGCGCTGATGGCGCCGAGCGATCGGCCCTATCGCACCGGCGTGCTCCAGACATGACGAGGCCGCGCGACGCCGACGCATCTCGGCCGGGGGTGTCCGCAGTCCCGGCAGCGCCCCGCGCCGAGCGGGAGATCGTCGCGGCGACAGGGAACCCGCACAAGCTCGAGGAGATCCGCGCCGTCCTCGAGCCCCTCGGCGTCAGGGTGCTCTCCCTCGCCGAAGCGGGCGATGCCGGGGGGGAACCCGATGAGACGGGAGCGACCTTCCGCGAGAACGCGGCGATCAAGGCGCGGGATTACGCCGCGCGGCTCGGGCGCGTGGTGCTGGCCGATGACTCGGGGCTCGAAGTTGATGCGCTCGACGGCGAGCCCGGTGTCCACTCGGCGCACTGGGCCGGGCGCGAAGGGTCGCGCGCCGATCGCGATGCACGGAACAACGAGCGCCTGCTTCGCGCGCTCGTCGGTGTTCCATCGGAGCGGCGCACGGCCCGGTTCATCTGTGCGCTGTGCATGGCCGATGCGAACGGGGTGATCCTGCTCGAAGCGATGGGGGCGGTCGAGGGCGTCATTGCGGATGCGCCGCGCGGAGCGCATGGCTTCGGCTATGACCCGCTCTTCGTCGTGCGCGGGCTCGGCCGGACGAGTGCGGAACTTTCAGCCGGGGAGAAGAACGAGATCAGCCATCGAGGCCGCGCCCTGCGCGACTTTGCGCAGCGATGGTCGGAGCGAGTGTCGCTTCCGGGCTGAGCGTCTCGCGCCGCCCATGGGGGCGCAGCTCCCTCCATACACTTCATCGTCATGGGATTGCCTCTCCAGGTCCTGCCGCTGCCCGTTCAGCGCTACTCCTGTCACGGGTGCGGCGACTGCTGCCGGGACTTCACCGTGCAGCTTTCACCGGAGGATCTCGCCCGACTTGAGAGGCAGGGGTGGCGGGAGCGACTGGGTGAGCCGGTGACCGTCGAGTTCCAGGGGCAGGCCTTTCTGCGACAGCGTGACGATGGTGCGTGCATCTTTCTGATGGACAACGGCCTCTGCCGCGTGCACTCGGAGTTCGGCTTCGACGAGAAGCCGCTCGCCTGTCGCGTCTTTCCCTTCTCGCTGGCGCCGGGGCCGCGCGCGGCGATGGCCGGTATCAACTTCGCGTGCCAGTCGGTGCGGCAGAGTCGCGGCGCGGCGCTTCCAAGCCACATGGAGTCCCTTCGCGACTTCCAGGGGGCGCTGCCGGAAGCGCGGCGCGCCTCGGTCATTCGCCTCTCCGGCAAGCTCGTGGCCGATGAGGGCGAAGTTGATGCGCTCATCGCGGCCATTGATGGCTGGCTTACCCGACTCGAAGAGCCCTTCGAAGTCCGTCTTGACGGCCTCGCGTGGATCGCGCAGCAGCTCATGGCGGCGAAACTCGACACCGTGCGGGGCCGGCGCTTCGAGGAACTGCTCGACCTGCTCGTGGGGGCGCTGCCGGATGAGCTTCTGCATCTTCCGATCGAAGCGCCGTCACGACGACAGATGTCCCTGCTGCGGCAGGCGGTCTTCGCGCGTACGGAGGATCCGAAGATCCCCGAGATCTCGCGGCGCGGCCGCCTGCGCACAGTGCTCTCACAGCTCTGGCGCAGTCGGCGCTTCTCGCGGGGCAAGGGCGTCATTCCGCCGATCGGTCTCGCGTGGCCGCGCGGCGGCCGGCTGGAGCGCGTTGCGGCGCTTCCCGGTGCGGCCCGCGGACCCGACGCGGAGGCCATTGAAGAACTCATGACGCGCTGGCTTCGCGCCACCATTCTCGGCGGTCGCGCGTGGGGCTCGGGCTTCTACGGCTGGCCGATGACCGAGGGACTCGGCGCGTTGATCGTGAATCTCGCCTCGCTCGGGTGGCTTGCGCGGGCCCATGCGGTGGCCGAGGGCGCACCCGCCGTGCGACTCGCGGATGTCTCGGCGGCACTCGGGCGCATCGATCGAAGCGCCGGGCGCGCGCGGTGGCTGGGAGGAAGCGCCGAGCGATTGCGGCTCGAGTACTTCGCTCGTCACGATGGCCTGCGGCGTCTTACGCGCGAGCTCTGGTTTGCTTCGCCCGCTTCCAGC
This region of Phycisphaeraceae bacterium genomic DNA includes:
- a CDS encoding acyl-CoA carboxylase subunit beta — its product is MTSKTSPPASAPASGTGLRGATATWMADAARAEQGGGPSGIERQHRHGRLTARERIDRLVDPGAPRLECGLLSAWGMYRDYGGAPAAGVVTLLSVVAGKPAMIIANDATVKAGAFFPMTCKKIIRAQMIAERAHLPLIYLVDSAGVFLPLQEDVFPDADDFGRIFRNNAVYSGMGIPQIAAIMGNCVAGGGYLPVLCDTLLMTEGSGLYLAGPALVKAAIGQEVSSEELGGAAMHAQISGTIDFREKDDPACLARLRRLMEDNLAARRLVEPPLKVVAPRRAATEVFDIFKSEPGQQYDMVELLASIVDGEGFDEYRAEYGQSLVCAFARIGGVPCGIVANQKQLTRRSMPGGKAGPTSAVNMPAVIYDDSADKAARFIMDCNQQRLPLLFVHDTTGFMVGRDSEQTGIIRSGAKMVNAMANSVVPKISLIVGGSFGAGNYAMCGRAFDPFLTLAWPGAKCSVMGAGQAANTLLQIDLAARERKGEKIDDAMRASLLAAITASYNEQQDIRYGESRGWVDRIIDPARTRDELIFAMRLALMAPSDRPYRTGVLQT
- a CDS encoding YkgJ family cysteine cluster protein; translation: MGLPLQVLPLPVQRYSCHGCGDCCRDFTVQLSPEDLARLERQGWRERLGEPVTVEFQGQAFLRQRDDGACIFLMDNGLCRVHSEFGFDEKPLACRVFPFSLAPGPRAAMAGINFACQSVRQSRGAALPSHMESLRDFQGALPEARRASVIRLSGKLVADEGEVDALIAAIDGWLTRLEEPFEVRLDGLAWIAQQLMAAKLDTVRGRRFEELLDLLVGALPDELLHLPIEAPSRRQMSLLRQAVFARTEDPKIPEISRRGRLRTVLSQLWRSRRFSRGKGVIPPIGLAWPRGGRLERVAALPGAARGPDAEAIEELMTRWLRATILGGRAWGSGFYGWPMTEGLGALIVNLASLGWLARAHAVAEGAPAVRLADVSAALGRIDRSAGRARWLGGSAERLRLEYFARHDGLRRLTRELWFASPASSAPPT
- a CDS encoding cold shock domain-containing protein produces the protein MSNAELHQVEGTVKWFDPRKGYGFIVGPEGQDIFVHFSVIEQVEGFRTLRDGEKVVYSAAVGPKGWSATRAKATTRVPQSSGH
- the gyrA gene encoding DNA gyrase subunit A, which encodes MADAPDQESTAPIDRVLEQEIDQELHDSYLTYAMSTIMDRALPDVRDGLKPSQRRVLVAMHDLNLTPGRKHIKCAKICGDTSGNYHPHGESVIYPTLVNLGQAWKTRYLLVDKQGNFGSIEGDPPAAMRYTEARMTAASVAMLEDLDKETVDFRPNYDERLEEPTVLPGRFPNLLVNGSTGIAVGMASAMPPHNLSEICDAIVAVIDQPEIGLEELMKLVPGPDFPTGGSIIGRRGIIEAYATGRGRITLRGKVHHTKDGTRDAIVIDEIPYQVNQSSLIEKIVESSREGRISDVADVKNHSGRDAQTRIVVVLRKGADPEVVEKQLYEYTPLQSNFSVANIALVNSQPRTLGLKALLQGYIDHRRQVVRRRTAYLLRQAKQQAHRLEGLIYAVCDIDEVIRIIRQSREREEAITALMDRGFRIAADHRYAPLIPRQVIERTHLVPEGARLTRVQAEAIGAMRLIQLVGLEVEKLAAEFTKLLEEIEGYEAILADEKLVLDIIREDTIELKDKFGDARRTRIEQGEAEDFDIEALITEHDVVVTISHEGYVKRLPVDTYRTQGRGGVGIRGSDAKEGDFIEQIFTGSSHDDLLCFTTTGRVFRTKVWQIPEMSRTSKGRHIRQVLEMRDDESIRTFLPVAGFESREDYLFFVTAQGRVKRTALGDYRNVNRSGIIAVNLNDGDRLVEVLLTSGRDHVLLATASGMAIRFDENDARVMGRAAAGVKGVELEEGDEVVGAVRCDDASDLLTVTQHGYGKRTPLLEYLVHSEDGSTRAQSRGGKGRIDIKTTERNGRVVAIHSVRPSDDLMFISRGGMIVRVSAGEISQIGRNTQGVRVIKLRDDDALIAAAKVVAESDA
- the rdgB gene encoding RdgB/HAM1 family non-canonical purine NTP pyrophosphatase, with translation MTRPRDADASRPGVSAVPAAPRAEREIVAATGNPHKLEEIRAVLEPLGVRVLSLAEAGDAGGEPDETGATFRENAAIKARDYAARLGRVVLADDSGLEVDALDGEPGVHSAHWAGREGSRADRDARNNERLLRALVGVPSERRTARFICALCMADANGVILLEAMGAVEGVIADAPRGAHGFGYDPLFVVRGLGRTSAELSAGEKNEISHRGRALRDFAQRWSERVSLPG
- the rpsO gene encoding 30S ribosomal protein S15, which translates into the protein MTISATRKQQVITGTRRHDTDSGSPEVQVAILTERISELQEHFRTHPKDFSSRRGLLLMVGRRNRLLKYLAETDRSSYTNLIRKLGLRK
- the pnp gene encoding polyribonucleotide nucleotidyltransferase, which gives rise to MPSLKHAIVEKQIGGRTLRMETGRIAKLASGAVVISYGDTVVLCTAVRAQPRAGIDFFPLTCDYRERTPAAGKFPGGFRKREGAPSEKEILTMRMMDRPIRPLFPDGFIDEIQLQALVLSHDGQTDADVVACTGAAAALALTDAPFQGPSATVRIGRIVTDSGPQFIINPTQAQIEFSDLDLVLSGHRDGINMIEVGAAEISEADMVEAIRFGYEQGIKPILDLVDELRRAAGAPGPNMGTPALPEASIVALVKEKAYEEMKKARQIKGKKERNDTVDALKKFIIDTHFAVPAGLTFTEHQAAERRQRDAKEALRLLEKKITHELVAEHGIRADGRGLRQIRSLDMEVSLLPRTHGSALFQRGETQSVVTCTLGTIKDEQIVDGLMPEYAKKFYLHYYFPPFCTGEAGRITGPGRREIGHGALAERSLLGILPSPEEFPYTVRLTSEITESNGSSSMASVCGGCLALMDAGVPIKGTCAGISVGRFTSAGGKVTHVTDIIGEEDFFGEMDFKVSGTRQGITGIQLDLKARGLSINEIAQIFEQAREGRLQLIEQMEGVLAAPRPDISRYAPRIIIVKIDPEKIGKLIGPGGKTIRALQERTGAQIDVEEDGTVFIATPDAAKGAQAKAEVEALGAEIKVGSIFEGKVVAVKEFGAFIELVPGTDGMCHISELSQGYVKSVTDEVKVGDLVKVKVINVDENGRIKLSRKALLVDAVVKGG